The following proteins are encoded in a genomic region of Bufo bufo chromosome 11, aBufBuf1.1, whole genome shotgun sequence:
- the NECTIN4 gene encoding nectin-4 isoform X17 produces the protein MPQGHWGPWRAVLLLLTCTGCLAGIVRTENGVTAVLGLDVSLTCYYKAQEQEKVTQVIWSKKNMNGQNIQVAILNTEYGAHIPREYEGRVKENSPLKPEDGSIILKNVVQADEGIYQCRVYTFPSGTFEAEVELKVLVPPLPTLNPGQPLVEGVGLTLAASCTAEGSPAPTLTWETEVSGKNISNTYSHARSASVTSEFYVVPTRSMHKKLLTCVVSHPVFQQEKRITHVLEVEYLADITIQGYEHWFAGKDDAALRCLCDGYPTPKYTWVRVNGSLPKDVKIEGNQLRFTGPLLAEDAGVYICEATNGVTTRQASVMVTVTDSEPRNVDLLSVSLVSVAVVTGLLVLILVIIVILVNRHHKRKTKRLSEKIEELSTLSRQTSRRRLNSNTASTDTRMQLEESMNLRGHHPDSLRDPSISSMMGEEADRRSYSTLTTVREIETQTELLATVPDEEVKEEEEDRTQEEPLEEKELDQSERGSTGILSTQPFIKQGMSHFYQENGTLRAKPTTNGIYINGRGHLV, from the exons GGTGTTTGGCCGGCATCGTGAGGACAGAGAATGGTGTCACCGCAGTCTTGGGATTAGATGTCTCACTTACATGTTATTACAAAGCCCAGGAACAAGAGAAGGTTACTCAAGTTATCTGgtccaaaaaaaacatgaatGGTCAGAACATTCAGGTTGCCATCCTGAACACGGAATATGGGGCTCATATCCCTCGTGAATATGAAGGAAGAGTGAAGGAAAATTCTCCTTTGAAGCCAGAAGATGGGTCAATAATCCTGAAAAATGTTGTCCAGGCGGATGAAGGCATCTACCAGTGTCGGGTCTACACCTTCCCATCAGGAACCTTTGAGGCTGAAGTGGAGCTAAAAGTACTTG TTCCACCTTTGCCAACGTTGAACCCTGGTCAACCATTGGTAGAGGGAGTGGGCCTGACCCTCGCTGCCTCCTGCACCGCTGAAGGAAGCCCTGCGCCCACCCTGACATGGGAAACCGAAGTGTCCGGGAAAAATATTTCAAACACTTATTCTCATGCTCGATCTGCCTCAGTGACTAGTGAGTTTTACGTTGTTCCAACTCGCAGTATGCACAAAAAGCTGCTGACCTGTGTGGTGTCTCACCCTGTGTTCCAGCAGGAGAAAAGGATCACACATGTCCTGGAGGTTGAAT ATTTGGCTGATATCACCATTCAAGGTTATGAACATTGGTTTGCTGGAAAAGATGATGCAGCTTTGAGGTGTTTATGTGATGGTTACCCAACACCGAAGTACACATGGGTCAG GGTCAATGGTTCTCTCCCAAAAGATGTAAAGATTGAAGGCAACCAGCTAAGATTTACAGGTCCACTCCTCGCAGAAGACGCAGGGGTCTACATCTGCGAGGCCACCAATGGTGTAACCACTAGACAAGCCAGTGTCATGGTTACCGTTACAG ACAGTGAACCTCGAAACGTGGACCTCTTGTCAGTCTCCTTGGTGTCTGTGGCGGTAGTGACGGGGCTCCTGGTGCTAATTCTGGTGATAATTGTCATCCTAGTGAACCGACACCACAAGAGGAAAACAAAGAGACTTTCAGAGAAAAT TGAGGAGCTTTCAACATTATCCAGACAGACGTCCCGGAGGAGACTGAACTCCAACACGGCCAGCACAGACACCAGGATGCAG cTAGAAGAGAGCATGAATCTGAGAGGCCATCACCCCGACAGCCTGCGGGACCCCAGTATCAGTTCGATGATG GGGGAAGAGGCGGACAGACGCAGCTATTCCACACTTACAACTGTACGGGAAATAGAGACGCAGACAGAACTGCTGGCCACGGTTCCAGatgaggaggtgaaggaggaagaggaggacagaACACAAGAGGAACCTCTGGAGGAGAAAGAACTTGACCAAAGTGAGCGAGGAAGCACTGGAATCTTGTCCACCCAGCCATTCATCAAGCAGGGGATGAGCCATTTTTATCAGGAGAATGGGACTCTACGCGCCAAGCCAACTACTAACGGAATCTACATAAATGGCCGAGGACATCTCGTATAA
- the NECTIN4 gene encoding nectin-4 isoform X18 — MPQGHWGPWRAVLLLLTCTGCLAGIVRTENGVTAVLGLDVSLTCYYKAQEQEKVTQVIWSKKNMNGQNIQVAILNTEYGAHIPREYEGRVKENSPLKPEDGSIILKNVVQADEGIYQCRVYTFPSGTFEAEVELKVLVPPLPTLNPGQPLVEGVGLTLAASCTAEGSPAPTLTWETEVSGKNISNTYSHARSASVTSEFYVVPTRSMHKKLLTCVVSHPVFQQEKRITHVLEVEYLADITIQGYEHWFAGKDDAALRCLCDGYPTPKYTWVRVNGSLPKDVKIEGNQLRFTGPLLAEDAGVYICEATNGVTTRQASVMVTVTDSEPRNVDLLSVSLVSVAVVTGLLVLILVIIVILVNRHHKRKTKRLSEKIEELSTLSRQTSRRRLNSNTASTDTRMQECPSTHSPGHRHQDAGMPIHTQPRAQTPGCRYAHPHTAPGTDTRMQVCPSTHSPGHRHQDAAIREHESERPSPRQPAGPQYQFDDGGRGGQTQLFHTYNCTGNRDADRTAGHGSR, encoded by the exons GGTGTTTGGCCGGCATCGTGAGGACAGAGAATGGTGTCACCGCAGTCTTGGGATTAGATGTCTCACTTACATGTTATTACAAAGCCCAGGAACAAGAGAAGGTTACTCAAGTTATCTGgtccaaaaaaaacatgaatGGTCAGAACATTCAGGTTGCCATCCTGAACACGGAATATGGGGCTCATATCCCTCGTGAATATGAAGGAAGAGTGAAGGAAAATTCTCCTTTGAAGCCAGAAGATGGGTCAATAATCCTGAAAAATGTTGTCCAGGCGGATGAAGGCATCTACCAGTGTCGGGTCTACACCTTCCCATCAGGAACCTTTGAGGCTGAAGTGGAGCTAAAAGTACTTG TTCCACCTTTGCCAACGTTGAACCCTGGTCAACCATTGGTAGAGGGAGTGGGCCTGACCCTCGCTGCCTCCTGCACCGCTGAAGGAAGCCCTGCGCCCACCCTGACATGGGAAACCGAAGTGTCCGGGAAAAATATTTCAAACACTTATTCTCATGCTCGATCTGCCTCAGTGACTAGTGAGTTTTACGTTGTTCCAACTCGCAGTATGCACAAAAAGCTGCTGACCTGTGTGGTGTCTCACCCTGTGTTCCAGCAGGAGAAAAGGATCACACATGTCCTGGAGGTTGAAT ATTTGGCTGATATCACCATTCAAGGTTATGAACATTGGTTTGCTGGAAAAGATGATGCAGCTTTGAGGTGTTTATGTGATGGTTACCCAACACCGAAGTACACATGGGTCAG GGTCAATGGTTCTCTCCCAAAAGATGTAAAGATTGAAGGCAACCAGCTAAGATTTACAGGTCCACTCCTCGCAGAAGACGCAGGGGTCTACATCTGCGAGGCCACCAATGGTGTAACCACTAGACAAGCCAGTGTCATGGTTACCGTTACAG ACAGTGAACCTCGAAACGTGGACCTCTTGTCAGTCTCCTTGGTGTCTGTGGCGGTAGTGACGGGGCTCCTGGTGCTAATTCTGGTGATAATTGTCATCCTAGTGAACCGACACCACAAGAGGAAAACAAAGAGACTTTCAGAGAAAAT TGAGGAGCTTTCAACATTATCCAGACAGACGTCCCGGAGGAGACTGAACTCCAACACGGCCAGCACAGACACCAGGATGCAG GAATGCCCATCCACACACAGCCCCGGGCACAGACACCAGGATGCAG GTATGCCCATCCACACACAGCCCCGGGCACAGACACCAGGATGCAGGTATGCCCATCCACACACAGCCCCGGGCACAGACACCAGGATGCAGGTATGCCCATCCACACACAGCCCCGGGCACAGACACCAGGATGCAGCTAT AAGAGAGCATGAATCTGAGAGGCCATCACCCCGACAGCCTGCGGGACCCCAGTATCAGTTCGATGATG GGGGAAGAGGCGGACAGACGCAGCTATTCCACACTTACAACTGTACGGGAAATAGAGACGCAGACAGAACTGCTGGCCACGGTTCCAGatga
- the NECTIN4 gene encoding nectin-4 isoform X2, with product MPQGHWGPWRAVLLLLTCTGCLAGIVRTENGVTAVLGLDVSLTCYYKAQEQEKVTQVIWSKKNMNGQNIQVAILNTEYGAHIPREYEGRVKENSPLKPEDGSIILKNVVQADEGIYQCRVYTFPSGTFEAEVELKVLVPPLPTLNPGQPLVEGVGLTLAASCTAEGSPAPTLTWETEVSGKNISNTYSHARSASVTSEFYVVPTRSMHKKLLTCVVSHPVFQQEKRITHVLEVEYLADITIQGYEHWFAGKDDAALRCLCDGYPTPKYTWVRVNGSLPKDVKIEGNQLRFTGPLLAEDAGVYICEATNGVTTRQASVMVTVTDSEPRNVDLLSVSLVSVAVVTGLLVLILVIIVILVNRHHKRKTKRLSEKIEELSTLSRQTSRRRLNSNTASTDTRMQECPSTHSIGHRPQDAGMPIHTQPRAQTPGCRYAHPHTAPGTDTRMQVRSGTDTRMQVCPSTHSPGHRHQDAGMPIHTQPRAQTPGCRYAHPHTAPGTDTRMQLCPSTQPRAQTPGCRYAHPHTAPGTDTRMQVCLSTHSPGHRHQDAGMPIHTQPRAQTPGCSYAHPHSPEHRHQDAGMPIHTQPRAQIPGCRYAHPHTAPGTDTRMQVCPSTHSPGHRHQDAGMPIHTQPRAQTPGCRYAHPHTAPGTDTRMQVCPSTHSPGHRYQDAGMPLHTQPRAQTPGCRYAHPHTAPGTDTRMQVCPSTHSPEHRHQDAGMPIHTQPRAQTPGCRYAHPHTAPSTDTRMQVCPSTHSPEHRHQNAGIPIHTQPRAQTPGCRYVHPHTAPDTDTRMQVCPSTHSPEHRYQDAGMPIHTQPRAQTPGCRYAHPHIAPGTDTRMQVCPFTHIYSRPVDNNWYFLCVFS from the exons GGTGTTTGGCCGGCATCGTGAGGACAGAGAATGGTGTCACCGCAGTCTTGGGATTAGATGTCTCACTTACATGTTATTACAAAGCCCAGGAACAAGAGAAGGTTACTCAAGTTATCTGgtccaaaaaaaacatgaatGGTCAGAACATTCAGGTTGCCATCCTGAACACGGAATATGGGGCTCATATCCCTCGTGAATATGAAGGAAGAGTGAAGGAAAATTCTCCTTTGAAGCCAGAAGATGGGTCAATAATCCTGAAAAATGTTGTCCAGGCGGATGAAGGCATCTACCAGTGTCGGGTCTACACCTTCCCATCAGGAACCTTTGAGGCTGAAGTGGAGCTAAAAGTACTTG TTCCACCTTTGCCAACGTTGAACCCTGGTCAACCATTGGTAGAGGGAGTGGGCCTGACCCTCGCTGCCTCCTGCACCGCTGAAGGAAGCCCTGCGCCCACCCTGACATGGGAAACCGAAGTGTCCGGGAAAAATATTTCAAACACTTATTCTCATGCTCGATCTGCCTCAGTGACTAGTGAGTTTTACGTTGTTCCAACTCGCAGTATGCACAAAAAGCTGCTGACCTGTGTGGTGTCTCACCCTGTGTTCCAGCAGGAGAAAAGGATCACACATGTCCTGGAGGTTGAAT ATTTGGCTGATATCACCATTCAAGGTTATGAACATTGGTTTGCTGGAAAAGATGATGCAGCTTTGAGGTGTTTATGTGATGGTTACCCAACACCGAAGTACACATGGGTCAG GGTCAATGGTTCTCTCCCAAAAGATGTAAAGATTGAAGGCAACCAGCTAAGATTTACAGGTCCACTCCTCGCAGAAGACGCAGGGGTCTACATCTGCGAGGCCACCAATGGTGTAACCACTAGACAAGCCAGTGTCATGGTTACCGTTACAG ACAGTGAACCTCGAAACGTGGACCTCTTGTCAGTCTCCTTGGTGTCTGTGGCGGTAGTGACGGGGCTCCTGGTGCTAATTCTGGTGATAATTGTCATCCTAGTGAACCGACACCACAAGAGGAAAACAAAGAGACTTTCAGAGAAAAT TGAGGAGCTTTCAACATTATCCAGACAGACGTCCCGGAGGAGACTGAACTCCAACACGGCCAGCACAGACACCAGGATGCAG GAATGCCCATCCACACACAGCATCGGGCACAGACCCCAGGATGCAGGAATGCCCATCCACACACAGCCCCGGGCACAGACACCAGGATGCAGGTATGCCCATCCACACACAGCCCCGGGCACAGACACGAGGATGCAGGTACGCTCGGGCACAGACACCAGGATGCAGGTATGCCCATCCACACACAGCCCCGGGCACAGACACCAGGATGCAGGTATGCCCATCCACACACAGCCCCGGGCACAGACACCAGGATGCAGGTATGCCCATCCACACACAGCCCCGGGCACAGACACCAGGATGCAGCTATGCCCATCCACACAGCCCCGAGCACAGACACCAGGATGCAGGTATGCCCATCCACACACAGCCCCGGGCACAGACACCAGGATGCAG GTATGCCTATCCACACACAGCCCCGGGCACAGACACCAGGATGCAGGTATGCCCATCCACACACAGCCCCGGGCACAGACACCAGGATGCAGTTATGCCCATCCACACAGCCCCGAGCACAGACACCAGGATGCAGGTATGCCTATCCACACACAGCCCCGGGCACAGATACCAGGATGCAGGTATGCCCATCCACACACAGCCCCGGGCACAGACACCAGGATGCAGGTATGCCCATCCACACACAGCCCCGGGCACAGACACCAG GATGCAGGTATGCCCATCCACACACAGCCCCGGGCACAGACACCAGGATGCAGGTATGCCCATCCACACACAGCCCCGGGCACAGACACCAGGATGCAGGTATGTCCATCCACACACAGCCCCGGGCACAGATACCAGGATGCAGGTATGCCACTCCACACACAGCCCCGGGCACAGACACCAGGATGCAGGTATGCCCATCCACACACAGCCCCGGGCACAGATACCAGGATGCAGGTATGCCCATCCACACACAGCCCCGAGCACAGACACCAGGATGCAGGTATGCCCATCCACACACAGCCCCGGGCACAGACACCAGGATGCAGGTATGCCCATCCACACACAGCCCCGAGCACAGACACCAGAATGCAG GTATGCCCATCCACACACAGCCCCGAGCACAGACACCAGAATGCAGGTATACCCATCCACACACAGCCCCGGGCACAGACACCAGGATGCAGGTATGTCCATCCACACACAGCCCCGGACACAGACACCAGGATGCAGGTATGCCCATCCACACACAGCCCCGAGCACAGATACCAGGATGCAG GTATGCCCATCCACACACAGCCCCGGGCACAGACACCAGGATGCAGGTATGCCCATCCACACATAGCCCCGGGCACAGACACCAGGATGCAG GTATGCCCATTCACACATATATATTCCAGGCCGGTGGATAATAATTggtattttttgtgtgtttttagcTAG
- the NECTIN4 gene encoding nectin-4 isoform X3 encodes MPQGHWGPWRAVLLLLTCTGCLAGIVRTENGVTAVLGLDVSLTCYYKAQEQEKVTQVIWSKKNMNGQNIQVAILNTEYGAHIPREYEGRVKENSPLKPEDGSIILKNVVQADEGIYQCRVYTFPSGTFEAEVELKVLVPPLPTLNPGQPLVEGVGLTLAASCTAEGSPAPTLTWETEVSGKNISNTYSHARSASVTSEFYVVPTRSMHKKLLTCVVSHPVFQQEKRITHVLEVEYLADITIQGYEHWFAGKDDAALRCLCDGYPTPKYTWVRVNGSLPKDVKIEGNQLRFTGPLLAEDAGVYICEATNGVTTRQASVMVTVTDSEPRNVDLLSVSLVSVAVVTGLLVLILVIIVILVNRHHKRKTKRLSEKIEELSTLSRQTSRRRLNSNTASTDTRMQECPSTHSIGHRPQDAGMPIHTQPRAQTPGCRYAHPHTAPGTDTRMQVRSGTDTRMQVCPSTHSPGHRHQDAGMPIHTQPRAQTPGCRYAHPHTAPGTDTRMQLCPSTQPRAQTPGCRYAHPHTAPGTDTRMQVCLSTHSPGHRHQDAGMPIHTQPRAQTPGCSYAHPHSPEHRHQDAGMPIHTQPRAQIPGCRYAHPHTAPGTDTRMQVCPSTHSPGHRHQDAGMPIHTQPRAQTPGCRYAHPHTAPGTDTRMQVSPGTDTRMQVCPSTHSPGHRYQDAGMPIHTQPRAQTPGCRYAHPHTAPGTDTRMQVCPSTHSPEHRHQNAGMPIHTQPRAQTPECRYTHPHTAPGTDTRMQVCPSTHSPGHRHQDAGMPIHTQPRAQIPGCRYAHPHTAPGTDTRMQVCPSTHSPGHRHQDAGMPIHTYIFQAGG; translated from the exons GGTGTTTGGCCGGCATCGTGAGGACAGAGAATGGTGTCACCGCAGTCTTGGGATTAGATGTCTCACTTACATGTTATTACAAAGCCCAGGAACAAGAGAAGGTTACTCAAGTTATCTGgtccaaaaaaaacatgaatGGTCAGAACATTCAGGTTGCCATCCTGAACACGGAATATGGGGCTCATATCCCTCGTGAATATGAAGGAAGAGTGAAGGAAAATTCTCCTTTGAAGCCAGAAGATGGGTCAATAATCCTGAAAAATGTTGTCCAGGCGGATGAAGGCATCTACCAGTGTCGGGTCTACACCTTCCCATCAGGAACCTTTGAGGCTGAAGTGGAGCTAAAAGTACTTG TTCCACCTTTGCCAACGTTGAACCCTGGTCAACCATTGGTAGAGGGAGTGGGCCTGACCCTCGCTGCCTCCTGCACCGCTGAAGGAAGCCCTGCGCCCACCCTGACATGGGAAACCGAAGTGTCCGGGAAAAATATTTCAAACACTTATTCTCATGCTCGATCTGCCTCAGTGACTAGTGAGTTTTACGTTGTTCCAACTCGCAGTATGCACAAAAAGCTGCTGACCTGTGTGGTGTCTCACCCTGTGTTCCAGCAGGAGAAAAGGATCACACATGTCCTGGAGGTTGAAT ATTTGGCTGATATCACCATTCAAGGTTATGAACATTGGTTTGCTGGAAAAGATGATGCAGCTTTGAGGTGTTTATGTGATGGTTACCCAACACCGAAGTACACATGGGTCAG GGTCAATGGTTCTCTCCCAAAAGATGTAAAGATTGAAGGCAACCAGCTAAGATTTACAGGTCCACTCCTCGCAGAAGACGCAGGGGTCTACATCTGCGAGGCCACCAATGGTGTAACCACTAGACAAGCCAGTGTCATGGTTACCGTTACAG ACAGTGAACCTCGAAACGTGGACCTCTTGTCAGTCTCCTTGGTGTCTGTGGCGGTAGTGACGGGGCTCCTGGTGCTAATTCTGGTGATAATTGTCATCCTAGTGAACCGACACCACAAGAGGAAAACAAAGAGACTTTCAGAGAAAAT TGAGGAGCTTTCAACATTATCCAGACAGACGTCCCGGAGGAGACTGAACTCCAACACGGCCAGCACAGACACCAGGATGCAG GAATGCCCATCCACACACAGCATCGGGCACAGACCCCAGGATGCAGGAATGCCCATCCACACACAGCCCCGGGCACAGACACCAGGATGCAGGTATGCCCATCCACACACAGCCCCGGGCACAGACACGAGGATGCAGGTACGCTCGGGCACAGACACCAGGATGCAGGTATGCCCATCCACACACAGCCCCGGGCACAGACACCAGGATGCAGGTATGCCCATCCACACACAGCCCCGGGCACAGACACCAGGATGCAGGTATGCCCATCCACACACAGCCCCGGGCACAGACACCAGGATGCAGCTATGCCCATCCACACAGCCCCGAGCACAGACACCAGGATGCAGGTATGCCCATCCACACACAGCCCCGGGCACAGACACCAGGATGCAG GTATGCCTATCCACACACAGCCCCGGGCACAGACACCAGGATGCAGGTATGCCCATCCACACACAGCCCCGGGCACAGACACCAGGATGCAGTTATGCCCATCCACACAGCCCCGAGCACAGACACCAGGATGCAGGTATGCCTATCCACACACAGCCCCGGGCACAGATACCAGGATGCAGGTATGCCCATCCACACACAGCCCCGGGCACAGACACCAGGATGCAGGTATGCCCATCCACACACAGCCCCGGGCACAGACACCAG GATGCAGGTATGCCCATCCACACACAGCCCCGGGCACAGACACCAGGATGCAGGTATGCCCATCCACACACAGCCCCGGGCACAGACACCAGGATGCAGGTAT CCCCGGGCACAGACACCAGGATGCAGGTATGCCCATCCACACACAGCCCCGGGCACAGATACCAGGATGCAGGTATGCCCATCCACACACAGCCCCGAGCACAGACACCAGGATGCAGGTATGCCCATCCACACACAGCCCCGGGCACAGACACCAGGATGCAGGTATGCCCATCCACACACAGCCCCGAGCACAGACACCAGAATGCAG GTATGCCCATCCACACACAGCCCCGAGCACAGACACCAGAATGCAGGTATACCCATCCACACACAGCCCCGGGCACAGACACCAGGATGCAGGTATGTCCATCCACACACAGCCCCGGACACAGACACCAGGATGCAGGTATGCCCATCCACACACAGCCCCGAGCACAGATACCAGGATGCAG GTATGCCCATCCACACACAGCCCCGGGCACAGACACCAGGATGCAGGTATGCCCATCCACACATAGCCCCGGGCACAGACACCAGGATGCAG GTATGCCCATTCACACATATATATTCCAGGCCGGTGGATAA
- the NECTIN4 gene encoding nectin-4 isoform X1 has product MPQGHWGPWRAVLLLLTCTGCLAGIVRTENGVTAVLGLDVSLTCYYKAQEQEKVTQVIWSKKNMNGQNIQVAILNTEYGAHIPREYEGRVKENSPLKPEDGSIILKNVVQADEGIYQCRVYTFPSGTFEAEVELKVLVPPLPTLNPGQPLVEGVGLTLAASCTAEGSPAPTLTWETEVSGKNISNTYSHARSASVTSEFYVVPTRSMHKKLLTCVVSHPVFQQEKRITHVLEVEYLADITIQGYEHWFAGKDDAALRCLCDGYPTPKYTWVRVNGSLPKDVKIEGNQLRFTGPLLAEDAGVYICEATNGVTTRQASVMVTVTDSEPRNVDLLSVSLVSVAVVTGLLVLILVIIVILVNRHHKRKTKRLSEKIEELSTLSRQTSRRRLNSNTASTDTRMQECPSTHSIGHRPQDAGMPIHTQPRAQTPGCRYAHPHTAPGTDTRMQVRSGTDTRMQVCPSTHSPGHRHQDAGMPIHTQPRAQTPGCRYAHPHTAPGTDTRMQLCPSTQPRAQTPGCRYAHPHTAPGTDTRMQVCLSTHSPGHRHQDAGMPIHTQPRAQTPGCSYAHPHSPEHRHQDAGMPIHTQPRAQIPGCRYAHPHTAPGTDTRMQVCPSTHSPGHRHQDAGMPIHTQPRAQTPGCRYAHPHTAPGTDTRMQVCPSTHSPGHRYQDAGMPLHTQPRAQTPGCRYAHPHTAPGTDTRMQVCPSTHSPEHRHQDAGMPIHTQPRAQTPGCRYAHPHTAPSTDTRMQVCPSTHSPEHRHQNAGIPIHTQPRAQTPGCRYVHPHTAPDTDTRMQVCPSTHSPEHRYQDAGMPIHTQPRAQTPGCRYAHPHIAPGTDTRMQVCPSTHNPGHRYQDAGMPIHTYIFQAGG; this is encoded by the exons GGTGTTTGGCCGGCATCGTGAGGACAGAGAATGGTGTCACCGCAGTCTTGGGATTAGATGTCTCACTTACATGTTATTACAAAGCCCAGGAACAAGAGAAGGTTACTCAAGTTATCTGgtccaaaaaaaacatgaatGGTCAGAACATTCAGGTTGCCATCCTGAACACGGAATATGGGGCTCATATCCCTCGTGAATATGAAGGAAGAGTGAAGGAAAATTCTCCTTTGAAGCCAGAAGATGGGTCAATAATCCTGAAAAATGTTGTCCAGGCGGATGAAGGCATCTACCAGTGTCGGGTCTACACCTTCCCATCAGGAACCTTTGAGGCTGAAGTGGAGCTAAAAGTACTTG TTCCACCTTTGCCAACGTTGAACCCTGGTCAACCATTGGTAGAGGGAGTGGGCCTGACCCTCGCTGCCTCCTGCACCGCTGAAGGAAGCCCTGCGCCCACCCTGACATGGGAAACCGAAGTGTCCGGGAAAAATATTTCAAACACTTATTCTCATGCTCGATCTGCCTCAGTGACTAGTGAGTTTTACGTTGTTCCAACTCGCAGTATGCACAAAAAGCTGCTGACCTGTGTGGTGTCTCACCCTGTGTTCCAGCAGGAGAAAAGGATCACACATGTCCTGGAGGTTGAAT ATTTGGCTGATATCACCATTCAAGGTTATGAACATTGGTTTGCTGGAAAAGATGATGCAGCTTTGAGGTGTTTATGTGATGGTTACCCAACACCGAAGTACACATGGGTCAG GGTCAATGGTTCTCTCCCAAAAGATGTAAAGATTGAAGGCAACCAGCTAAGATTTACAGGTCCACTCCTCGCAGAAGACGCAGGGGTCTACATCTGCGAGGCCACCAATGGTGTAACCACTAGACAAGCCAGTGTCATGGTTACCGTTACAG ACAGTGAACCTCGAAACGTGGACCTCTTGTCAGTCTCCTTGGTGTCTGTGGCGGTAGTGACGGGGCTCCTGGTGCTAATTCTGGTGATAATTGTCATCCTAGTGAACCGACACCACAAGAGGAAAACAAAGAGACTTTCAGAGAAAAT TGAGGAGCTTTCAACATTATCCAGACAGACGTCCCGGAGGAGACTGAACTCCAACACGGCCAGCACAGACACCAGGATGCAG GAATGCCCATCCACACACAGCATCGGGCACAGACCCCAGGATGCAGGAATGCCCATCCACACACAGCCCCGGGCACAGACACCAGGATGCAGGTATGCCCATCCACACACAGCCCCGGGCACAGACACGAGGATGCAGGTACGCTCGGGCACAGACACCAGGATGCAGGTATGCCCATCCACACACAGCCCCGGGCACAGACACCAGGATGCAGGTATGCCCATCCACACACAGCCCCGGGCACAGACACCAGGATGCAGGTATGCCCATCCACACACAGCCCCGGGCACAGACACCAGGATGCAGCTATGCCCATCCACACAGCCCCGAGCACAGACACCAGGATGCAGGTATGCCCATCCACACACAGCCCCGGGCACAGACACCAGGATGCAG GTATGCCTATCCACACACAGCCCCGGGCACAGACACCAGGATGCAGGTATGCCCATCCACACACAGCCCCGGGCACAGACACCAGGATGCAGTTATGCCCATCCACACAGCCCCGAGCACAGACACCAGGATGCAGGTATGCCTATCCACACACAGCCCCGGGCACAGATACCAGGATGCAGGTATGCCCATCCACACACAGCCCCGGGCACAGACACCAGGATGCAGGTATGCCCATCCACACACAGCCCCGGGCACAGACACCAG GATGCAGGTATGCCCATCCACACACAGCCCCGGGCACAGACACCAGGATGCAGGTATGCCCATCCACACACAGCCCCGGGCACAGACACCAGGATGCAGGTATGTCCATCCACACACAGCCCCGGGCACAGATACCAGGATGCAGGTATGCCACTCCACACACAGCCCCGGGCACAGACACCAGGATGCAGGTATGCCCATCCACACACAGCCCCGGGCACAGATACCAGGATGCAGGTATGCCCATCCACACACAGCCCCGAGCACAGACACCAGGATGCAGGTATGCCCATCCACACACAGCCCCGGGCACAGACACCAGGATGCAGGTATGCCCATCCACACACAGCCCCGAGCACAGACACCAGAATGCAG GTATGCCCATCCACACACAGCCCCGAGCACAGACACCAGAATGCAGGTATACCCATCCACACACAGCCCCGGGCACAGACACCAGGATGCAGGTATGTCCATCCACACACAGCCCCGGACACAGACACCAGGATGCAGGTATGCCCATCCACACACAGCCCCGAGCACAGATACCAGGATGCAG GTATGCCCATCCACACACAGCCCCGGGCACAGACACCAGGATGCAGGTATGCCCATCCACACATAGCCCCGGGCACAGACACCAGGATGCAGGTATGCCCATCCACACACAACCCCGGGCACAGATACCAGGATGCAG GTATGCCCATTCACACATATATATTCCAGGCCGGTGGATAA